The following are encoded in a window of Sminthopsis crassicaudata isolate SCR6 chromosome 3, ASM4859323v1, whole genome shotgun sequence genomic DNA:
- the LOC141564562 gene encoding uncharacterized protein LOC141564562: protein MAPENRKPPLQELVTFKDVAVNFSPEEWDLLDPDQKELHKEVMLENAKNLLSLGLPVHREDFISHVERGGLRNSCPDAETWFDMKEMSANLKTISWKELFQYSEHRAVLAKHNRNYIGEEHCEWNTNKKALRKSSSVAKDKNIHPEEKTPECHECDKAFVVLSSLAKHQRIHAGEKPHECKKHGKTLSGQSTSAKHERNHTEKQSYICNQCGKDFQCYSNLAQHQRIHTGIKSYECNECGKTFIYHSHLAIHQRIHTGEKPYKCNECGKTFTRSDNLREHQRIHTGEKPYECNECGKTFTSHSYLNAHKRSHTGEKPYECKECGKAFTKCSYLIVHQRIHTGEKPYECNECGKAFMDGSYLAVHQRIHTGERPYECNECGKTFTSHSSLAVHRRIHTEEKNYECNECGKAFTRRSYLVAHQRIHTGEKPYECNECGKTFAAHSSLAVHQRIHTGIKPYACNECGKAFIYRSHLAVHQRIHTRDKPYKCNQCGKTFTQSDSLCEHQRIHTGEKPYECNECGKTFIWSYKLHEHQRIHTGEKPYECNECGKAFTKRSYLVVHQKIHTGEKPYKCNECGKTFTRSDNLREHQRIHTGEKPYACNECGKTFTSHSYLNAHKRIHTGEKPYECNECGRAFTKLSSLDAHQRIHTGEKPYECNECGKAFMDGSYLAVHQRIHTGEKPYECNECGKTFTSHSSLAVHQRIHTGEKPYKCNECGKAFTRRSYLVAHQRIHTGEKPYKCNECGKAFTQSDHFCEHQRIHTGEKPYECNECGKTFIYHSYLNAHKRIHSGEKPYKCNECGKAFRRHSHLDEHQRIHTGEKPYKCNQCGKAFIKCSSLEVHQRIHTGEKPYKCNECGKAFIAHSYLAVHQKIHTGEKPYECNKCGKAFRRHSHLDVHKRIHTGEKPYKCNECGKAFTRLESLGKHEKIHNGQKPDKAQILLNNTECTLEKNF, encoded by the exons GAGTTGGTGACCTTCAAGGATGTGGCTGTGAACTTCAGCCCTGAGGAGTGGGATCTGTTGGATCCAGATCAGAAAGAGCTGCACAAGGAGGTCATGCTGGAGAATGCCAAGAACTTGCTCTCCCTGG GACTGCCAGTTCACAGAGAAGATTTCATCTCCCATGTGGAGAGAGGAGGCCTGAGGAACTCCTGTCCTG ATGCAGAGACGTGGTTTGATATGAAGGAGATGAGTGCAAATCTGAAAACGATCTCTTGGAAAGAACTTTTTCAATATAGTGAACACAGGGCTGTTCTTGCAAAGCACAATAGAAACTACATTGGAGAGGAGCATTGTGAAtggaatacaaacaaaaaagctttaagaaagagTTCAAGTGTTGCTAAAGATAAGAATATACATCCTGAAGAGAAAACACCTGAGTGTCATGAATGTGATAAAGCTTTTGTTGTACTCTCTTCCCTTGCCAAGCACCAGAGAATCCATGCTGGAGAGAAACCTCATGAATgtaagaaacatggaaagactttgaGTGGGCAATCTACTTCTGCTAAACATGAGAGAAATCACACAGAAAAACAATCTTATatatgtaatcaatgtggaaaggattTCCAATGTTATTCCAACTTGgctcaacatcagagaatccacactggaatTAAgtcttatgaatgtaatgaatgtggaaagactttcatataTCATTCCCATCTTGCtatccatcagagaatccacactggagagaagccttataaatgtaatgaatgtggaaagactttcacacGGAGTGACAATCTTcgtgaacatcagagaatccacactggagagaagccttatgaatgcaatgaatgtggaaagactttcacatcTCACTCTTATCTTAATGCACATAAGAGAagccacactggagagaagccttatgaatgtaaggaatgtggaaaggctttcacaaaaTGTTCCTACCTTAtagtacatcagagaatccacactggagagaagccatatgaatgtaatgaatgtggaaaggctttcatggATGGCTCCTACCTTGctgtccatcagagaatccacactggagagaggccttatgaatgtaatgaatgtggaaagacttttacatCTCACTCCAGTCTTGCTGTCCATCGGAGAATCCACACTGAAGAGAAgaattatgaatgtaatgaatgtggaaaggctttcacaagacGCTCCTACCTTGtagcacatcagagaatccacactggagagaagccttatgaatgtaacgaatgtggaaagactttcgcAGCTCACTCCAGTCTTGctgtccatcagagaatccacactggaatTAAGCCTTAtgcatgtaatgaatgtggaaaggctttcatataTCGCTCCCATCTTGctgtccatcagagaatccacactagagacaaaccttataaatgtaatcaatgtggaaagactttcacacaGAGTGACAGTCTTtgtgaacatcagagaatccacactggagagaagccttatgaatgtaacgaatgtggaaagactttcatatgGAGTTATAAACTCcatgaacatcagagaatccacacaggagagaagccttatgaatgtaatgaatgtggaaaggctttcacaaagCGCTCCTACCTTGTAgtacatcagaaaatccacactggagagaagccttataaatgtaatgaatgtggaaagactttcacaaGGAGTGACAATCTTcgtgaacatcagagaatccacactggagagaagccttatgcaTGTAATGAATGTGGTAAGACTTTTACATCTCACTCTTATCTTAATGCACAcaagagaatccatactggagagaagccttatgaatgtaacgaATGTGGAAGGGCTTTCACAAAGCTCTCCTCCCTTgatgcacatcagagaatccacactggagagaagccttatgaatgtaatgaatgtggaaaggctttcatggATGGCTCCTACCTTGctgtccatcagagaatccatactggagagaagccttatgaatgtaatgaatgtggaaagacgtTCACATCTCACTCCAGTCTTGctgtccatcagagaatccacactggagagaagccttacaaatgtaatgaatgtggaaaggctttcacaaggCGCTCCTATCTTGtagcacatcagagaatccacactggagagaagccttacaagtgtaatgaatgtggaaaggctttcacacagaGTGACCATTTTtgtgaacatcagagaatccacactggagagaagccttatgaatgtaacgaatgtggaaagactttcatataTCACTCCTATCTTAATGCACATAAGAGAATCCActctggagagaagccttataaatgtaatgaatgtggaaaggctttcagaagGCACTCCCATCTTgatgaacatcagagaatccacactggagagaagccttataaatgtaatcagtgtggaaaggctttcataaaGTGCTCCTCCCTTGaagtacatcagagaatccacactggagagaagccttataaatgtaatgaatgtggaaaggctttcatagCTCACTCCTACCTTGCTGTCCATCAaaaaatccacactggagagaagccttatgaatgtaacaaatgtggaaaggctttcagaagGCACTCCCATCTTGATGTACataagagaatccacactggagagaagccttataaatgtaacgaatgtggaaaggctttcacacggCTTGAAAGTCTTGGTAAACATGAGAAAATCCACAATGGACAGAAACCAGACAAAGCTCAAATCTTGCTTAACAACACAGAGTGCACAttagagaaaaacttttaa